A single Methanospirillum lacunae DNA region contains:
- a CDS encoding HAMP domain-containing methyl-accepting chemotaxis protein — MINFDNITLSKKLYTLVTIGIIAIIVVGLSGMYTANLINSQLNEMYEIKYIHTMQAEEANSNLLYFANGVSEYILEEDKTKMDSIKNQSIDKSLDSFNKKISEYEAMKMTDEGKAAIQEIKQTMPEYVQSIEKVLALSYEGKNDEARTLRAQEAVPKRQAIEKKLQNLVDINNQSAYQFYKDTDSLYNQMLTLSIIIIIVSLVALLGFAWFIIKNLTRRFNLLLKGMESVGSGDLSYRINMIGTDELSKVGSSFDSMTINLENQNRKINENLEKSKATNAAILATAEKIKDGNLDVHLDASQYDGEFRVMVQGTNDLVEAFVNPNLEAMRIANEFASGNFSVRYDEKANVKGDFKRFKDALNNSGKSVSDAIFIIKQQMAELTANAEEANASSEEVAASVKSVSDSSMNVSENADKCNNGVTQILKAMEDLNTTVNQVAIKSEQVSKLTNEADKYSKEGVTLASIAERGMGGITTSTNESKEIIEDIREQMEEIGKIVGLIRDISDQTSLLALNAAIEAARAGEAGLGFAVVADEVKSLAQETQTSAENIATIIENLQKRSIQASDAMEKTSKDVEDGGKALQDTLQAFTRIVDLISNINQNVTDVAAATEEQAASVQEITASVTEVGGLVSDTSKEADMSANSTNDVAAAVNQISQVIGNLNGIVENVQNQVNFFKI; from the coding sequence ATGATTAATTTTGACAATATCACGTTAAGTAAGAAATTGTACACTCTTGTAACGATTGGAATTATTGCTATTATTGTTGTCGGTTTGAGTGGGATGTATACGGCAAATCTCATCAATTCACAGTTAAATGAGATGTATGAGATAAAATACATTCATACAATGCAGGCAGAAGAAGCAAATTCAAATCTATTATATTTTGCAAATGGGGTTTCAGAGTACATACTTGAAGAAGATAAAACCAAGATGGACTCAATAAAAAACCAAAGCATCGATAAATCACTGGATTCCTTCAACAAAAAGATTTCAGAGTATGAAGCCATGAAGATGACTGATGAAGGAAAGGCTGCAATTCAGGAAATAAAGCAGACAATGCCCGAATATGTTCAGTCAATAGAGAAGGTTCTTGCATTAAGTTATGAAGGAAAGAATGATGAAGCCCGTACACTTCGTGCACAAGAAGCTGTGCCGAAACGGCAAGCGATTGAAAAGAAATTACAAAACCTCGTAGATATCAATAACCAATCTGCGTATCAGTTCTACAAAGATACTGATAGCCTGTATAATCAGATGCTGACATTATCAATAATCATTATCATTGTCAGTTTGGTGGCCCTTCTTGGCTTTGCATGGTTTATAATAAAGAATCTTACCCGTAGGTTTAACCTCCTCCTTAAAGGCATGGAATCTGTCGGATCCGGTGATCTGTCATACCGGATTAATATGATCGGTACCGATGAACTCAGTAAAGTTGGAAGTTCATTTGATTCTATGACAATAAATCTTGAAAACCAGAATCGGAAGATTAATGAAAATCTTGAAAAATCCAAAGCCACAAATGCTGCAATACTGGCAACTGCGGAGAAGATCAAAGATGGCAATCTGGATGTTCATCTTGATGCATCCCAATATGATGGTGAATTCAGGGTTATGGTACAGGGCACCAATGATCTGGTAGAGGCATTTGTCAACCCGAACCTGGAAGCAATGAGAATCGCCAATGAATTTGCGAGTGGAAATTTCTCGGTTAGATATGACGAAAAGGCAAATGTTAAGGGTGATTTCAAACGATTCAAAGATGCCCTTAATAATAGTGGTAAATCGGTATCTGATGCCATTTTTATAATTAAGCAACAGATGGCTGAACTTACAGCAAATGCTGAAGAAGCTAATGCAAGTTCAGAGGAGGTTGCTGCAAGTGTGAAATCAGTTTCTGATTCATCAATGAATGTAAGTGAAAATGCTGATAAATGCAACAATGGGGTAACACAGATCCTTAAGGCAATGGAAGATCTCAATACTACCGTAAACCAGGTTGCAATCAAGAGCGAACAGGTGAGTAAACTTACCAATGAAGCAGATAAATATTCAAAAGAAGGTGTCACTCTTGCCAGTATTGCTGAAAGGGGAATGGGTGGAATAACCACATCCACGAATGAAAGTAAGGAGATTATTGAAGATATCAGGGAACAGATGGAAGAGATTGGAAAAATTGTTGGCCTTATCCGGGACATTTCTGATCAGACAAGCCTTCTCGCTCTCAATGCTGCAATAGAAGCTGCACGGGCAGGGGAAGCAGGACTTGGGTTTGCTGTTGTGGCTGATGAGGTCAAATCACTTGCACAGGAGACCCAGACCTCTGCCGAAAACATTGCAACCATTATTGAGAATCTTCAGAAACGTTCTATTCAGGCATCGGATGCAATGGAAAAGACATCGAAGGATGTCGAAGACGGAGGAAAGGCACTTCAGGATACCCTGCAGGCTTTTACTCGGATTGTTGATCTCATTAGTAATATCAACCAGAATGTAACGGATGTTGCTGCAGCAACTGAAGAACAGGCTGCATCAGTTCAGGAGATTACTGCTAGTGTAACTGAGGTTGGTGGTCTTGTATCAGATACATCAAAAGAGGCTGACATGTCTGCCAATTCAACAAATGATGTTGCAGCAGCAGTAAATCAGATCTCTCAGGTGATAGGAAACCTGAATGGCATTGTCGAGAATGTACAGAACCAGGTGAATTTCTTTAAGATTTGA
- a CDS encoding chemotaxis protein CheW: MQESVITSQNESGYQSSNIHQATGSRDIKVIEFIIESQPFAINLFDTKEVINCQEITLIPNSPSYIRGITNLRGVITSVIDIKNLLSINSEKTDQKKKDRIIILDPSICQKPIGILVDDVRSVQNYSPHEIDIHESSSDHYQKGVIKRSYQDLMGKDISELILLLDVKKIVQNINLDW, translated from the coding sequence ATGCAGGAAAGTGTCATCACTAGTCAGAATGAATCTGGTTATCAAAGTTCGAACATTCATCAGGCAACAGGATCGAGAGACATCAAAGTAATTGAATTTATTATTGAGTCCCAACCTTTTGCAATCAATTTATTTGATACAAAAGAAGTTATAAATTGCCAGGAGATAACATTAATTCCAAATTCTCCTTCATATATCCGTGGAATCACTAATCTCCGGGGGGTTATTACTTCTGTAATTGATATCAAAAATTTATTATCAATTAATTCAGAGAAAACAGATCAGAAGAAAAAAGACAGAATTATCATTCTCGATCCCTCTATTTGTCAGAAACCAATTGGAATTCTGGTTGATGATGTTCGGTCAGTTCAGAATTATTCTCCACATGAGATCGATATTCATGAATCTTCTTCTGATCATTATCAGAAGGGTGTAATAAAGAGGTCATATCAGGATTTAATGGGGAAAGATATATCTGAATTGATACTTCTTCTGGATGTAAAAAAGATTGTACAGAATATTAATCTGGATTGGTAA
- a CDS encoding winged helix-turn-helix transcriptional regulator: MDTIHKSILNALSGHKKGLNIREISEVCNLNPHTTARNLDILELLGQVRKIEIGRSKKYYLINSIPALGLIDVTSDLILIINCQHRIEYINHSAKKNSESKNKRLQEYGWNH; this comes from the coding sequence ATGGACACAATCCACAAATCAATCCTGAATGCACTTTCAGGACACAAAAAGGGGCTAAATATCAGAGAAATATCAGAAGTCTGTAACCTGAATCCTCACACCACTGCCAGGAATTTAGATATACTAGAACTATTAGGACAAGTCAGGAAAATCGAGATCGGCAGATCTAAAAAGTATTATCTGATAAATTCTATTCCGGCTTTAGGATTGATAGATGTTACATCAGATCTTATCCTCATCATAAATTGCCAACACAGGATTGAATACATTAACCATTCAGCAAAAAAAAACTCGGAATCGAAGAACAAAAGATTGCAGGAGTACGGTTGGAATCATTAA